The genomic interval GGTAATAACCGAAGAAATACCCGATGATGATCGCACCTATTGCAGCCTGAAGGCTGAAAAATAGGGATTCGATCTCTCCACTCGGGGGCTCCCAGATCGGTGTAAACCATGGTTCATACCCCGATGCCTCGATAATCTCCGCCGCAGTGCCGTCGGCACCGCCCCATGCCTCCTCGTCTTCACCCAGTGTTGCCTGGATTTGGGCGTTCTGCACGAGAAAGAGTGTCGCGAAGATGATGAGGACAACGGCAACGACCAGTTCCAGTCCGTGCTTCATGCGAGTGCCTCCCTGATCCTGGTGACTGCTGCCTGGCTGAGCACATCCAGCCGCACAAGCAGATCAGGACGAACTGCGATGATATACTTAAATATCAGTGCAATTATCAGGCCTTCGATAATTGCGAGGGGGATCTGGGTGATGGCAAAAACCGTCCCGAATGCGAGAAATGAGGTCATAATGCCGCCTGCTTCGGCAGGGAAGGCAAGGGCGAGCTGGAGTGAGGTGATAATGTACGTGAAGAGGTCGGCGAGGGCGGCGGCGAGAAATACGACAACGAACGTGTTAATTCCCGCCTTCGTACCTGCACGATAGATACCGTACGCAAGCAGCGGACCGGCGATACCCATCGAAAAGACATTGGCGCCAAGGGTGGTAAGTCCCCCGTGAGCAAGGAAGAGCGCCTGGTAGATGAGTACAATCAGTCCGAGGACGGAGGTAATGAACGGACCAAAGATGATCGCTCCGAGACCCGTGCCCGTCGGATGTGAGCAGCTGCCGGTTACCGAGGGCAGTTTGAGCGATGAAAGGACGAAGATGAAAGCCCCTGCAACGGCAAGCAGCGGCAGCGTCTCACGCCGCTCTTCATAAATCCGCCGCAACTCGTACATACCATAGATAAGAAAGGGTGCAGAGATGAGGAACCATATCTGCCACCATGGACTGGGGAG from Methanoculleus sp. SDB carries:
- a CDS encoding cobalamin biosynthesis protein CbiN produces the protein MKHGLELVVAVVLIIFATLFLVQNAQIQATLGEDEEAWGGADGTAAEIIEASGYEPWFTPIWEPPSGEIESLFFSLQAAIGAIIIGYFFGYYRGKNQNA
- a CDS encoding cobalamin biosynthesis protein CbiM (catalyzes the ATP-dependent transport of cobalt), with amino-acid sequence MHIMEGFLPSPWWQIWFLISAPFLIYGMYELRRIYEERRETLPLLAVAGAFIFVLSSLKLPSVTGSCSHPTGTGLGAIIFGPFITSVLGLIVLIYQALFLAHGGLTTLGANVFSMGIAGPLLAYGIYRAGTKAGINTFVVVFLAAALADLFTYIITSLQLALAFPAEAGGIMTSFLAFGTVFAITQIPLAIIEGLIIALIFKYIIAVRPDLLVRLDVLSQAAVTRIREALA